From a region of the Eulemur rufifrons isolate Redbay chromosome 7, OSU_ERuf_1, whole genome shotgun sequence genome:
- the HES1 gene encoding transcription factor HES-1 yields MPADIMEKNSSSPVAATPASVNTTPDKPKTASEHRKSSKPIMEKRRRARINESLSQLKTLILDALKKDSSRHSKLEKADILEMTVKHLRNLQRAQMTAALSTDPSVLGKYRAGFSECMNEVTRFLSTCEGVNTEVRTRLLGHLANCMTQINAMTYPGQPHPALQAPPPPPPGPGGPQHAPFAPPPPLVPIPGGAAPPPGGAPCKLGSQAGEAAKVFGGFQVVPAPDGQFAFLIPNGAFAHSGPVIPVYTSNSGTSVGPNAVSPSSGPSLTADSMWRPWRN; encoded by the exons atgccagctgatataatggagaaaaattccTCGTCCCCGGTGGCTGCTACCCCAGCCAGTGTCAACACGACACCGGATAAACCAAAGACAGCATCTGAGCACAGAAAG tcATCAAAGCCTATCATGGAGAAAAGACGAAGAGCAAGAATAAATGAAAGTCTGAGCCAGCTGAAAACACTGATTTTGGATGCTCTTAAGAAAGAT AGCTCGCGGCATTCCAAGCTGGAGAAGGCGGACATTCTGGAGATGACAGTGAAGCACCTCCGGAACCTGCAGCGGGCGCAGATGACGG CCGCACTGAGCACAGACCCGAGCGTGCTGGGGAAGTACCGCGCCGGCTTCAGCGAGTGCATGAACGAGGTGACCCGCTTCCTGTCCACGTGCGAGGGCGTTAACACCGAGGTGCGCACCCGGCTGCTCGGCCACCTGGCCAACTGCATGACCCAGATCAACGCCATGACCTACCCCGGGCAGCCGCACCCAGCCTTGcaggcgccgccgccgcccccgccagGACCTGGCGGCCCCCAGCACGCGCCGttcgcgccgccgccgccgctcgtGCCCATCCCCGGGGGCGCGGCGCCCCCTCCCGGCGGCGCACCCTGCAAGCTGGGCAGCCAGGCTGGAGAGGCGGCTAAGGTGTTCGGCGGCTTCCAGGTGGTACCGGCTCCTGATGGCCAGTTTGCCTTCCTCATCCCCAACGGGGCCTTCGCGCACAGCGGCCCTGTCATCCCAGTGTACACAAGCAACAGTGGGACCTCCGTGGGCCCCAACGCAGTGTCGCCTTCCAGCGGCCCCTCGCTCACGGCGGACTCCATGTGGAGGCCGTGGCGGAACTGA